The Cynocephalus volans isolate mCynVol1 chromosome 5, mCynVol1.pri, whole genome shotgun sequence genomic sequence CCTAGAACACCCTCTCCACTGCTGGTATCCTGACCACCTAAATCTTTAGGGAGCTTAGAGCAAGGCCTTCATAAGGAGAAAGGGTGAGGTGCATGGTCGTCACTACCACCATACATCCTCACAGCCAAGACAGCCCTGTCCCACCTACTGGAACTTGTCCTGGAAATCCAGACGATTCCACATCCCCTTACCCCTAGGAAGAGGCTTGAGATCTCCCCCAATGCAGACTGCAGACTGCAGCCTGCAGTCTCATTTATTAGGACAGAAGCAGGAAAGGCAATgcagaagctgaggactgagggCCACAAAAGCCAGGCAATAGGATTGGAGGCCCATGGGACATCAGGACAGTAATCAAGTAGTACAGAGAACAGGGGTGACATACAAAATGCTACCATGGGTCATTTCTAGGCGGTCTATGGCCAAAAAAGAATTTCCATCTTAAGAAAAGTGGAGTGAAGCTAAGTTTTGGTTGCTCTTAGCTCACCTATTGCTCACTATGAGGCCCTTCTCTCTGTCCCAGCTTCTCAAATTAAAGCTCAAGAAATGGGTTTTGGTAGAATGAATAGGGAAAAGGGGTGGGGATGTCAGAGTTAGCCTAAAAGAACAGTGTCCATAACTAAGCAATTAACCTAGGGCTCCCTTTGCAACTTTCAGGCCTTGTTAAAGAAGTGAGGCAGAGGAATGAGGGCAGTAAGAGATTTGGAGTCTACTTTATGGtacttttctctctctggacACAGTCAAGGggaaagaaaattaagcaaaagGCCTGCTTTCCCAGTTTTGTTGTCTGTTTCTGACCTGTAACTActtgagagaaagggagaaaggaagaggggggAGGTTGGGGAGTTGCAGGGGAAAGAAAAGCGTAACAAGCCCCACATTACAAAAATACCTCTCCCTCAGTGCCCCCAGCCTGGCAACTTTGTCATGTTCAGAGTGGgtgcaggaaagagaaagaggagttgCTTAACAAAGCTGCCTAGCTTAAGGGTGGTTTCTTGGCTAAGGCTCAGAAGGACTAACTGCTGGAAGGCACCCTGTTCCAGCCTTGCTTTGGGCACTGTCACATATAACTGCCCAACCTGCCTAACAGCCAACTGGGTTTATAGTTTTCCTGCCTAGGAGTTTAAGCCCACAGAAGGTTCCTCAGGAGGGAGATAATGGTGGGCGGTGCAAAGCTCAACCAGAAGGTGACAGCAAGTAGGAGTGGACTATAGCATAGGCCTTCATACTCACCAGTAGTTGGTCAGGATGCAGAGTAACCAAAGGTACAGGAACACCAACATGATAACATAGAACATTTCTTTTCTGTTACCTCATTCATACCTAGCAGTCACCCACCAGTCACCTGCTTGATCTACCAGATAACCAGTAGGGTGGATGGCCCAGGGAAGCGGCTGCGAACAAGTTAATGGTAGCCTGGAATGTCCTGTTTGGGTTGATGGCTGGGTTGGGATATCAGTTTCATCTCGCAGTGGTGAAACTCAAAGAGCTTGCCATAAGTACATGGGTAACAGGAGCACAGCCAGCATAAAGTCTGAAGCCCAGCTAGCTATTTGTAAAGATCTATCAAGCTTCCTTGTGGTAGAGAACCACTCAAAAAACTGAGAGAAGACCATAGTCCCAAGCCATGCAAAGGCAGGCAGTGCATATCTACAGCATCATGTGCTTGGCATAGAAACAGGCCATGCACTTGGAACACACTGACAACGATGCAGAAAAGCACGAAGGCCCAGAGGAAGAGCACAGGCATGTAAGTGACAATCTTCCAAGTGACCGTTGAAGATTTAGAAGAACCAAAGGACAAAATAATTCAGTATGAAGAGAAAGCAGACAGAAGACTGCATGCTGTTGGCCAAGCATAGGTCCAAGAGGAGGTGGTAAGGAAACTTGTGCAGGAGCTTCTCACAAGGGCAGAGGTTAGCCGGACTGGAACCTGAAGGACCTAGGGCTCTCCACTGGTTGCCTTGCTGGGCCGTGAAGTCCTCTGCGGGGCCCTTCGCCCATCAGGTAGTACTGCAGGGGATTGGGCCACAGTTCCCCTTTGATAATCTCAGCAATCCTGTCGAATTCTAGGAGGCTGTGGTCTGAGAACCAGTTGAAGAAACTGGGGATAGTGTTCCCTTCCCGGTTCCTGTGAATATGGGCCTGGGGATCTTGGCCACGATGCCAGCGGATTGGAGTGGAAAGAGACACCACGCGGCCAGAGGATCTGCGCTCATATTCCTTGACcagcccttcatttcggaagtaGGGGTTGCCCTGAAAGATGAACTTGAATTTGCAGCCTGCTCTGGGGTGTTTAAGCTCCTCTACCTCCAAATTGATCATGTACCTCATCATGTCTTCATCTTGGCCACTGATCATAGGTGAGAGCTGGGCGTGGTTCCGAAAGGCCGTGACCCAGAAACCTGGGATATTTTGGATGATGAAACTCCTGCGCTGCATGTGGAGCCTTCGCATCCGGCCAAACTTGCGCTCCAGCTGAAGGAAGGCCCTGTCAGCCTGGGCGTTTACGTTGGACAGCTCTTGATCAATGGCCTCCAGCGAGTCCATGCAGTTATTGATCTTCGGGGTCCTGGGCTGCGTCTCCTCTTTCACTCCTCCTCccacctttttttccttctgtaccatCTTCTTTTCCTTCATCACCGCCTCTGCTTCTCCCTCCTTTTCCGCTGCTGCTGAGATGGTGCACTTTTTAGTCGTCATTTCCTTGGCCTTCGCCCCAGGCATCACCTGGGACCCCAACTCCCCTGCGCCACAGCCTTCTAGAGCCTTCTGCCCAGCAGGGATGCGCGGCTCTCCGAGCTGACAGCCATTTTTCTGGCTATTGTCAGCTACCACGGAGGCTGAGGCGGCCTCCAGGTCCTTCGTGAGAGGCGGAGCATCTTCCTGCCCCGCTTTGGTAGCTGCTCCGCCGCGACTCCCAGCAACTCGGATATGGAGCGCGGGGCCACAGTTCGGGGCATCCCGAGGTGCATCTCCCTCCACAGCAGTCTCCAAACTGCTCCCACCTGTGTCCGCCATCGCCTGCGTCACCTCGGCTTCCTCGCGGAGGCCCTGGCCCTGGTTTAGGTCCGGATCTCCTGCGGCATGTTCAGGAGTAGCAAGGCCGCAGGTATTACCGAGAGAGAGCTTGTTGCCCCCATCCAGGCCGCTCATTTTGGTAGAAGTCCGACCTGCGTGAGAAGAAGACCCGTCCTCTGCCGCAGCCGCTCTCCCCCTCGACCGGCAGTTAGTACCGCCCCTCTTCTCCTCTCGGGCGGGGGCTGCCACGGCAACCGGTGACGTCAGGGCGGTGGCCTCTCATCATCGCGCGAGAACTCGCTGCGCCGGTGATGCGCCTGTCGATCAAGCGCATTCCTTTGTCTTGTTACAAGATGCTACGCGTTTAATCTGTCTGGAAAAGAAATTTGATTACACGCATGGATGTAGACCAAATTCATGCATGTGAGAACTGTGTTAATGTGGATTCCTAAGCCTCTGAATACCTAAGGCACTAAGCTATTAACTGTCTCATAtttacttaaaaagtaaaaaaggttATTGTCTATTCAAGTCAGTTAGGTCTTGGGCTTTCAAGAATCACAAAGTGGAGTCACCAACTCACTGGCCTTACTTTTTTCAGGTGTCTATGCATGGCTATTACCAAAGAATTGAAATGAGCAGAGTCTGATTTTTAAACAGAAGTGTCGCTGTGTTGtgtgatgattttaaaaatcaggagcaGCTGAAAGGGAGACTTTTCTCATCCTAACAAGACACAATAAAGGATTATTTCAATTTGCCTAACAGACTTTAAAATGTATACACTTTGGCCAATGTATACAAAACAATTGGACAATATTTCCTCTTCACTTTTAACTAATAtgagtagcaaaaaaaaaaaaaaagtaatgatgcATATTATGTGtctcttttcctcactttatAATCTTAATCTAAGATATAGTTCCTGCTTCATAATGCCTATGGGCATGAAGTCAGCAAATATTTGCCAAATTTGTTCCTGTGGTAATTCACTGCAGGAcagaagcaataatcagctattTGCAGGCACTTAAACTATTGTCTCTTAAAATACTTACTATTATTAGtgttattagtccattttctgttgctcgtaacagaatacctgaaactgataatttgcaaagaaatgaaatttatttcttacagttttggaggctgagaagtccacagtacagggaacacatttggtgaaggtcttcttcttggtgactctttacagggtcccatggtgatgcaggcaatcacattgTGAGAAGGGCAAAAGCTTTCTCAGGTGCTCTCCGATTGTAAGCCGCAACTCGGCATCCATtataacccactaaaccattaatacattaatccatgaatggattaatctattcataaggacggagtcctcacgatccaatcacctctcaaaggccccaaccttcaaataccatagttggatttcccatcctcttaacactgttacagtggggatcagtttctaacacatgaacttttgggggacacatttaacccattgCAATTAGTTCGTTAGAGTGTGCACATAATGGTGTTAATCCTTAGAAAAAGGCAAGTCCAAAGGgtaaattaaattttgtatatttatgctTAAAAGATTATAACTCTTTGTAACACAAACTCTATTTTGAGCACCCCAGATTATGATCACTTTCAAATAAAGGGTTCAGAACtaaagatgtagagaaaaagaatttagagaaaaacaGGATGTATATTGACACTTCTAGTGAGGGAAGTAGGGTAGGACCAGTTCAACTATGAATGAGGTGCTGAGGGAAGTACACTAGCAGACAATACAAAGAAACAGCCTCCCACTGCAGCTTTATTTTGTACTCTAAGTCAGCCTACTTAAGGACCGTGTGTCCAGACTGACCTCTTTGCTGCCTGCCAGCTAATCAGctatcccattaaaaaaaaaaaaaaaaaaaggtgcaaacAAGATTAACTCACCAGAtagcaattttactttttttgttgaagggcatgataattttaaaaaattgtaccaCATTGATCATGATGACCAGCATACACATGATAATGGCTTTTCTCTTAGATATTAATATCACAGTATTTTTGTATACTgaaaatgtttcaatattttgaacaGACCAAGAATGTTAGAGAATAAAAATCTTAGatgaacaccaaggtcaagggttcagatccccatactggccagccaccaaaaaaaaaaaaaaaaaaaatcgtagaTGAAAATGAACACTAATAATTCTGGTGTCCTACCCCACAGAATTAATTTAAACCCCTATGAATTAGTGGCATTATAACATTAAGTAGTTATGAAGAACAAAAGTTCTCTTAGAAGTAGGCAGCATGAACTTATACTTCCTTGTACTTTAATCTTCATTGTTTATAATTTAAGCTATGTCCACCCTGGCTAAAGCACAATCATACAAGACACCTCAGATTATTTCTATGCTACTATTGTACAAGTTTAgtgattttacttaaaaaaaaaaaatcaaaccaccATCAAAATAAAGAGGCAAATAAAAGTGACTTTCAAATCATTTGAAAAGTATAGTGcttatttttccaataaaaacTCAAATTAAATGGTTAGCAATTAtatctctcctctccttcctctttctcttaatctttttgtttcctttgtgggATGAAATCAATCTGCTGATTTACCTTCTTTGTAAACAAGTAAACAGTGTGCTATAATTAAGTGACTGAATTGTTCTTTGACactattctgctttttttttcctaaagtatCTTCGCACTGTTAAAGGAGTAACTGCCTTGGATTATAACATAAGCCAAGATGTAGAGAAGTAGTAAAAGTTGAAAGTTGATTTgccatgcaggaaaaaaaaaaaaaagtttgctattacagaactttatataaaattatatgtcggggctggctggttagctcagttggttagagcatggtgttataacaccaacgtcaagggttcggatccctgtaccaaccagctgccaaaaaaataaaataaaacataaaattacatgtggacttttttcttttttgtgttcagacaaagatttttaaaagatttctctCTCTACTACTCGAAACATCCCTGTCCCTAGCTTTGATTATTTCTGTCAACTGAATCATTTTCCACTCATAACAGCCTGCCCATTCTTTAAAACTTAGTTCATGTAGATTGCACTAGGCATTTTAAGTGCATTAAATTTCATAAACAAGGACCCAGGAATCACAGAGAAGTTAACTTGTTCACAGCCGTACATATATTGTCAAAATGCTTCCTCCCATCTCCTGTGCAAAGCCTTCCTTAACTACCTTACCGTTCTGATAGACCTCTGAATTTCTATAACTCTTTAAATCCTTTGCTATCAATTTAACACTTATCCTCTACTTTTTAACTTTCTTGGTTGTTTCTTGAAGCTCAGTCTCTTCATTCCAGGTCGACAATGATGGCTGCATGGCACCTTCTTCTTAACATCCACTATTGTATAGCCCAGTAAATCTCTCACAGAATGTTTTAATGAAACTTgatgttttaaatgaaaaaggtTTTACCAAAATGAATAATATGATTTATGCTGGTTTTTCAAGTTGGGTAGATATATATTGTAGCTATGagttgtattttacattttttgcacATTAGAATATAGTACATTTTTGTATACAATTGAGCCTATTCTATTGGCAGTTGACAATAAACCTCACTACACAGAAAAGGTACATGAGTAACTTATGATTCTATGGAAAAATATCCATAAAAATCTAAGGTAATTTTCATTTGGCAAGAGATAAGTTTAACAAAAATCCAAACATAATACAAATAGTAATGACTTTAGTAAAGTATACAGTAAATATTggaaaatttatgaaatattcCCTATTGCTActcttttaaagtttgtttttcagaatgatagtttctgtttatatatattcaatactttttttattgctttctatATACCAGACACTTTTATGCACTTAAatgtgtgttatctcatttaatcctcacaaggaCCCTGCGAAGTGATAATGTCATGACCTCCACTTTACTTTGCCTAAGAGggaactgaggcaaagagagatcAAGTggtttgtccaagatcacacagcacaTGGTGGAGCCACAATCTGATCCCAGGTAATCTGACTCTACCCTGTGCACCCAGTCGTTATACTATCCTGCAACCCTACACAATATATAAAATGAGAAGgcactttcttaaaaataacatatCACCATCCCAGATAGTATACTATaatacacaattaaaaaaaaaaaatcaatataacatCTTAGTTGtaatttaaaggagaaataaaaggaattaatttttaaaatatctatttcaaTATCTAAATGCTTCCGCATGCCTACACTCTATGACATGATGAAGCAGTTAGATGGTTATACCTATAGAATCACCAGTGTATGAAACTACTGTAAGCAGTGCTTTGGGTAGTGAGATTTTCTGAAATGGTGAGCAGCATTATGATAAAGTACTGGGGGAAAAGCACAAAACTTACTCAATTTACACGGCACATATCTTTTCCATTctaaaacacacatttttttttttttttcacattttaacatctccaAATGACTGCTCATGATATAATCAATCTATAGCATCTTAGAACTGTATACATGAACTTGGTTGTTAGTCTTGCTGGCATGATTGGACAGCTGCAATCTCTTGATATTTCA encodes the following:
- the TSPYL4 gene encoding testis-specific Y-encoded-like protein 4, translating into MSGLDGGNKLSLGNTCGLATPEHAAGDPDLNQGQGLREEAEVTQAMADTGGSSLETAVEGDAPRDAPNCGPALHIRVAGSRGGAATKAGQEDAPPLTKDLEAASASVVADNSQKNGCQLGEPRIPAGQKALEGCGAGELGSQVMPGAKAKEMTTKKCTISAAAEKEGEAEAVMKEKKMVQKEKKVGGGVKEETQPRTPKINNCMDSLEAIDQELSNVNAQADRAFLQLERKFGRMRRLHMQRRSFIIQNIPGFWVTAFRNHAQLSPMISGQDEDMMRYMINLEVEELKHPRAGCKFKFIFQGNPYFRNEGLVKEYERRSSGRVVSLSTPIRWHRGQDPQAHIHRNREGNTIPSFFNWFSDHSLLEFDRIAEIIKGELWPNPLQYYLMGEGPRRGLHGPARQPVESPRSFRFQSG